A genomic segment from Agelaius phoeniceus isolate bAgePho1 chromosome 2, bAgePho1.hap1, whole genome shotgun sequence encodes:
- the CCT8 gene encoding T-complex protein 1 subunit theta isoform X2 — translation MALHVPKAPGFAQMLKEGAKHYSGLEEAVYRNIQACKELAQTTRTAYGPNGMNKMVINHLEKLFVTNDAATILRELEVQHPAAKMLVMASHMQEQEVGDGTNFVLVFAGVLLELAEDLLRMGLSVSEVIEGYEKACKKALEILPDLVCCSAKNLRDVEEVASLLYTSVMSKQYGNERFLAKLIAQACVSILPDSGHFNVDNIRVCKIVGAGISASSVLHGMVFKKETEGDVTSVKDAKIAVYSCPFDGMITETKGTVLIKNAEELMNFSKGEENLMDLQVKAIADSGANVVVTGGKVADMALHYANKYNLMLVRLNSKWDLRRLCKTVGATALPRLTPPTLEEMGHCHSVYLSEVGDTQVVVFKHEKEDGAISTILIRGSTDNLMDDIERAVDDGVNTFKVLTRDKRLVPGGGATEIELAKQITSYGETCPGLDQYAIKKFAEAFEAIPRALAENSGVKANEVISKLYAMHQEGKKNVGFDIEAEAAAVKDMLEAGVLDTYLGKFWGIKLATNAAVTVLRVDQIIMAKPAGGPKPPSGKKDWDEDQND, via the exons ATGGCGCTGCACGTCCCCAAGGCCCCGGGCTTCGCCCAGATGCTCAAGGAGGGGGCGAAG CATTATTCAGGACTAGAAGAAGCTGTCTATAGAAACATCCAGGCATGCAAAGAACTTGCTCAAACCACCCGTACAGCATATGGACCAAATG GAATGAACAAAATGGTTATCAATcatctggaaaagctttttgttaCAAATGATGCTGCTACTATCCTGAGAGAGTTAGAG GTCCAGCATCCTGCTGCAAAAATGCTTGTGATGGCTTCACACATGCAAGAACAAGAGGTTGGAGATGGAACAAATTTTGTCCTTGTTTTTGCTGGAGTTCTTCTGGAGTTAGCAGAAGACCTTCTGAGGATGGGGTTGTCTGTCTCAGAG GTGATTGAAGGATATGAAAAGGCTTGCAAGAAAGCCCTAGAAATTCTTCCAGATTTGGTGTGCTGTTCTGCAAAGAACCTTCGAGATGTTGAAGAGGTGGCATCTTTGTTGTACACGTCAGTCATGAGCAAACAATACGGCAATGAACGGTTCTTGGCAAAGCTTATTGCTCAGGCCTGTG tttctaTTCTTCCTGATTCTGGTCATTTCAACGTTGATAATATCAGAGTGTGCAAAATTGTG gGTGCTGGTATTTCTGCTTCCTCAGTACTGCATGGCatggtttttaaaaaagaaactgaaggAGATGTTACTTCTGTCAAAGATGCAAAAATAGCTGTGTATTCCTGCCCTTTTGATGGTATGATAACTGAAACTAAG GGCACTGTCCTAATAAAGAATGCTGAAGAACTGATGAATTTCAgtaaaggagaagaaaatctAATGGATTTGCAAGTCAAGGCCATTGCTGATAGTGGTGCAAATGTAGTAGTGACAGGTGGCAAAGTGGCAGATATGGCTCTTCATTATGCCAACAAGTACAATCTTATGTTAGTAAG GTTGAACTCCAAGTGGGACCTGAGAAGACTGTGCAAAACTGTTGGTGCAACAGCCCTACCCAGACTG ACTCCCCCCACTCTTGAAGAAATGGGTCACTGCCATAGTGTGTATTTATCAGAGGTTGGGGATACACAAGTTGTGGTGTTTAAGCATG AAAAGGAGGATGGAGCCATTTCTACTATCCTCATTCGTGGATCTACAGACAATCTGATGGATGACATAGAGAGAGCCGTGGATGATGGTGTCAATACTTTCAAAGTACTCACAAGG GATAAACGTCTTGTTCCTGGAGGTGGTGCAACAGAGATTGAGTTAGCCAAGCAGATCACATCTTATGGAGAG ACTTGTCCTGGGCTTGACCAATATGCTATCAAGAAGTTTGCTGAggcatttgaagccattcctcGAGCACTGGCAGAAAACTCTGGAGTAAAGGCTAATGAGGTCATCTCCAAACTTTATGCCATGCATCAGGAAGGGAAGAAGAATGTTGGATTTGATATTGAG GCTGAAGCTGCTGCAGTGAAGGACATGTTGGAAGCTGGTGTGTTAGACACGTATCTTGGAAAATTCTGGGGTATCAAGCTAGCTACAAATGCAGCAGTAACTGTCCTAAGGGTTGATCAG ATCATTATGGCAAAACCAGCTGGTGGCCCAAAGCCTCCATCAGGAAAGAAAGACTGGGATGAAGACCAAAATGACTGA
- the CCT8 gene encoding T-complex protein 1 subunit theta isoform X1: MALHVPKAPGFAQMLKEGAKHYSGLEEAVYRNIQACKELAQTTRTAYGPNGMNKMVINHLEKLFVTNDAATILRELEVQHPAAKMLVMASHMQEQEVGDGTNFVLVFAGVLLELAEDLLRMGLSVSEVIEGYEKACKKALEILPDLVCCSAKNLRDVEEVASLLYTSVMSKQYGNERFLAKLIAQACVSILPDSGHFNVDNIRVCKIVGAGISASSVLHGMVFKKETEGDVTSVKDAKIAVYSCPFDGMITETKGTVLIKNAEELMNFSKGEENLMDLQVKAIADSGANVVVTGGKVADMALHYANKYNLMLVRLNSKWDLRRLCKTVGATALPRLTPPTLEEMGHCHSVYLSEVGDTQVVVFKHEKEDGAISTILIRGSTDNLMDDIERAVDDGVNTFKVLTRDKRLVPGGGATEIELAKQITSYGETCPGLDQYAIKKFAEAFEAIPRALAENSGVKANEVISKLYAMHQEGKKNVGFDIEAEAAAVKDMLEAGVLDTYLGKFWGIKLATNAAVTVLRVDQIIMAKTAGGPKAPKQQGHWDKDDWKDEPEN, encoded by the exons ATGGCGCTGCACGTCCCCAAGGCCCCGGGCTTCGCCCAGATGCTCAAGGAGGGGGCGAAG CATTATTCAGGACTAGAAGAAGCTGTCTATAGAAACATCCAGGCATGCAAAGAACTTGCTCAAACCACCCGTACAGCATATGGACCAAATG GAATGAACAAAATGGTTATCAATcatctggaaaagctttttgttaCAAATGATGCTGCTACTATCCTGAGAGAGTTAGAG GTCCAGCATCCTGCTGCAAAAATGCTTGTGATGGCTTCACACATGCAAGAACAAGAGGTTGGAGATGGAACAAATTTTGTCCTTGTTTTTGCTGGAGTTCTTCTGGAGTTAGCAGAAGACCTTCTGAGGATGGGGTTGTCTGTCTCAGAG GTGATTGAAGGATATGAAAAGGCTTGCAAGAAAGCCCTAGAAATTCTTCCAGATTTGGTGTGCTGTTCTGCAAAGAACCTTCGAGATGTTGAAGAGGTGGCATCTTTGTTGTACACGTCAGTCATGAGCAAACAATACGGCAATGAACGGTTCTTGGCAAAGCTTATTGCTCAGGCCTGTG tttctaTTCTTCCTGATTCTGGTCATTTCAACGTTGATAATATCAGAGTGTGCAAAATTGTG gGTGCTGGTATTTCTGCTTCCTCAGTACTGCATGGCatggtttttaaaaaagaaactgaaggAGATGTTACTTCTGTCAAAGATGCAAAAATAGCTGTGTATTCCTGCCCTTTTGATGGTATGATAACTGAAACTAAG GGCACTGTCCTAATAAAGAATGCTGAAGAACTGATGAATTTCAgtaaaggagaagaaaatctAATGGATTTGCAAGTCAAGGCCATTGCTGATAGTGGTGCAAATGTAGTAGTGACAGGTGGCAAAGTGGCAGATATGGCTCTTCATTATGCCAACAAGTACAATCTTATGTTAGTAAG GTTGAACTCCAAGTGGGACCTGAGAAGACTGTGCAAAACTGTTGGTGCAACAGCCCTACCCAGACTG ACTCCCCCCACTCTTGAAGAAATGGGTCACTGCCATAGTGTGTATTTATCAGAGGTTGGGGATACACAAGTTGTGGTGTTTAAGCATG AAAAGGAGGATGGAGCCATTTCTACTATCCTCATTCGTGGATCTACAGACAATCTGATGGATGACATAGAGAGAGCCGTGGATGATGGTGTCAATACTTTCAAAGTACTCACAAGG GATAAACGTCTTGTTCCTGGAGGTGGTGCAACAGAGATTGAGTTAGCCAAGCAGATCACATCTTATGGAGAG ACTTGTCCTGGGCTTGACCAATATGCTATCAAGAAGTTTGCTGAggcatttgaagccattcctcGAGCACTGGCAGAAAACTCTGGAGTAAAGGCTAATGAGGTCATCTCCAAACTTTATGCCATGCATCAGGAAGGGAAGAAGAATGTTGGATTTGATATTGAG GCTGAAGCTGCTGCAGTGAAGGACATGTTGGAAGCTGGTGTGTTAGACACGTATCTTGGAAAATTCTGGGGTATCAAGCTAGCTACAAATGCAGCAGTAACTGTCCTAAGGGTTGATCAG ATTATTATGGCAAAAACAGCAGGCGGTCCAAAAGCCCCTAAGCAACAAGGACATTGGGATAAGGATGACTGGAAAGATGAGCCTGAAAACTAG